Proteins encoded together in one Desulfovibrio sp. window:
- a CDS encoding YwbE family protein, with amino-acid sequence MNGTNRSDIKPGLRVLIVLKQDQRTGKTTEGVVKDILTKAPFHSRGIKVRLVSGEVGRVRDIPGGQG; translated from the coding sequence ATGAATGGAACAAACCGCAGTGACATCAAGCCGGGCCTACGCGTCCTGATTGTACTCAAGCAGGACCAGCGGACCGGAAAGACAACGGAAGGCGTGGTCAAGGACATCCTGACCAAAGCACCGTTTCATTCCCGGGGAATCAAGGTCCGCCTCGTAAGCGGGGAGGTCGGGCGGGTACGGGATATCCCGGGCGGACAGGGATGA